GCTGGTTCTCCCCGGCGACGGCGTGGCCGCTTCGGCCTTCGCCGAGGACGCGGAGAGGCGGATCGTCGCGGCGGATCGTTTGGAGAAGGGCTGGCGTTTCCTGGACATCGGTCCGGAGACGGTGAAGCGGTACGCCGCCGAGCTGGAGAAGTCGAGGACCGTTTTTTGGAACGGGCCGATGGGTGTGTTCGAGATGGAGCCCTTCGCCGCGGGCACCCGCGCGCTGGCGGAAGCGATGGCGCGCGCCACCGAGGCGGGCGCGGTTACCGTGGTCGGCGGAGGGGATTCGGCGCGCGCCGTTCGCGAGGCGGGGGCGGCCGATCGGGTCACTCACGTCTCCACCGGCGGCGGCGCCTCTTTGGAATTCGTGGAAGGAAAAGAGCTGCCGGGAGTCACGGCGCTCACCGACCGATAGTGCGGAGGAGAACTTGAGAACCGAACTGATCGCCGCGAACTGGAAAATGAATCTCCGCCGGGATACGGCGGTCGACCTGGCCCGCGCCGTCCGGCACGCGGCGGAGGGAGGGGCGAAGAAGCGGGAGGTGCTCCTGGCGCCGCCCGCGCCGTACCTCGGACCGGTCCGAGAGGCGCTGGTCGGGAGCGCGATCCTTCTCGCCGGCCAGGACGTCTCCGCCCACGAGGACGGGGCGTTCACCGGCGAACTTTCCGCGGAGATGCTCCTCGACGAGGGGTGCCGTTTCTCGATCATCGGGCATTCCGAGCGGCGGGAACACGGCGGCGAGAGCGACGAGCTGATCGGGCGGAAAGTGCGGCGCGCTTTCGACGTAGGCCTCGGCGCGATTCTCTGCGTCGGCGAGAAAGAGGACGAACGGCTCCGGGGCCACGAACGCAAAGTGGTGGAACGCCAGCTCCGCGCGGCGCTGGAGAACGTCCAAAAGGAGGAAGCGGATCGGCTTCTGACCGTCGCCTATGAGCCGGTTTGGGCGATCGGCACCGGGAGAACCGCTACGC
The Candidatus Eisenbacteria bacterium DNA segment above includes these coding regions:
- a CDS encoding triose-phosphate isomerase; translation: MRTELIAANWKMNLRRDTAVDLARAVRHAAEGGAKKREVLLAPPAPYLGPVREALVGSAILLAGQDVSAHEDGAFTGELSAEMLLDEGCRFSIIGHSERREHGGESDELIGRKVRRAFDVGLGAILCVGEKEDERLRGHERKVVERQLRAALENVQKEEADRLLTVAYEPVWAIGTGRTATPKDAAVMHRFIRDWVGGRFGAATAEAIRILYGGSVKPSNAADLLQSPEIDGALVGGASLKADSFSAILSA